The proteins below are encoded in one region of Epinephelus lanceolatus isolate andai-2023 chromosome 7, ASM4190304v1, whole genome shotgun sequence:
- the LOC117261074 gene encoding charged multivesicular body protein 1b-like gives MSAMEKHLFNLKFAAKELHRNSKRCDKEERAEKSKVKQAIQKGNMEAAKIHAENAIRQKHQSINFLRMSARVDAVASRVQTAVTMNQVSKSMSGVVKSMDATLKSMNLEKISALMDKFENQFETLDVQTAQMEDTMGNTTTLTTPQNEVDTLLHEMADEAGLDLNLELPAGQTSALASSVASTEQDELSQRLSRLRDQVS, from the exons ATGTCGGCTATGGAGA AACACCTGTTCAACCTCAAGTTTGCTGCCAAGGAGCTTCACCGCAACTCCAAGAGATGTGACAAAGAGGAAAGGGCAGAAAAGTCTAAAGTGAAGCAG GCTATCCAGAAAGGTAATATGGAAGCAGCTAAGATCCATGCAGAGAATGCCATCCGTCAGAAGCATCAGTCCATCAACTTCTTGAGGATGAGTGCACGTGTGGATGCTGTGGCTTCTAGGGTCCAGACTGCTGTCACTATGAACCAG GTGTCTAAATCCATGTCTGGAGTGGTCAAGTCTATGGATGCTACGCTGAAAAGTATGAACCTGGAGAAG ATCTCTGCATTAATGGACAAGTTTGAAAACCAGTTTGAAACTCTTGACGTGCAGACAGCTCAGATGGAAGACACAATGGGCAACACCACCACTCTGACAACACCTCAG AATGAAGTAGATACTCTGCTGCATGAGATGGCTGATGAAGCAGG gtTGGATCTTAACCTGGAGCTTCCTGCAGGCCAGACTTCAGCACTGGCTTCATCTGTGGCATCAACAGAGCAG GACGAACTCTCCCAGAGGCTGTCTAGACTGCGAGACCAGGTGTCGTAA